The Phaeobacter sp. A36a-5a genome contains a region encoding:
- the gltB gene encoding glutamate synthase large subunit, with translation MTKYDAEWVRAEEAKRQWMAENGLYAEEEEHSSCGVGLVVSVNGKRSRKVVEAGINALKAIWHRGAVDADGMTGDGAGIHVQIPAPFFYDQVRRTGHEPREDQLMAVGQVFLPRTDFGAQERCRTIVESEVLRMGYYIYGWRHVPVDVTCLGEKANATRPEIEQILISNSKGVDEETFERELYVIRRRIEKAAAAAQVGQLYIASLSCRSIIYKGMMLAEQVAVFYPDLMDERFESAFAIYHQRYSTNTFPQWWLAQPFRMLAHNGEINTLKGNMNWMKSHEIRMASSTFGDYAEDIKPIVASGSSDSAALDSVFEVLVRAGRSAPMAKTMLVPESWSKQAVELPQAWRDMYSYCNSVMEPWDGPAALAMTDGRWVCAGLDRNGLRPMRYVVTGDGLVIAGSEAGMVPIDEATVVEKGALGPGQMLAVDMKKGKLFHDTAIKNKLASALPFGDWVKKINDLDSTLATVTEKPLFSGDALRRRQIAAGYTIEELEQILAPMAEDGKETLASMGDDTPSAVLSKMYRPLSHFFRQNFSQVTNPPIDSLREYRVMSLKTRFGNLKNVLDEDSSQTEIIVLESPFIGNSQWDELVKNLNAPLAEIDCSFAPGQGSLNAALARVRAEAEEAVSSGAGHIVLTDQHSGEGRVAMPMILATSAVHSHLTRKGLRTFCSLNVRSAECIDPHYFAVLIGCGATVVNAYLAEDSLADRIERGLLDGSLTENVARYREAIDQGLLKIMAKMGISVISSYRGGLNFEAVGLSRAMCAEYFPGMVSRISGIGVTGIQTKLEEIHAKAWSGGQDVLPIGGFYKARKSGETHAWEATSMHMMQMACNRASFELWKQYSAKMQSNPPIHLRDLLDIKPLGKPVPIEEVESITSIRKRFVTPGMSLGALSPEAHKTLNVAMNRIGAKSDSGEGGEDPAHFVPEPNGDNPSAKIKQVASGRFGVTAEYLNQCEELEIKVAQGAKPGEGGQLPGMKVTDLIARLRHSTKGVTLISPPPHHDIYSIEDLAQLIYDLKQINPRCKVTVKLVASSGVGTIAAGVAKAKADIILISGHNGGTGASPATSIKYAGLPWEMGLTEAHQVLSMNNLRDRVTLRTDGGLRTGRDIVMAAMLGAEEYGIGTAALIAMGCIMVRQCQSNTCPVGVCTQDEALRGKFTGNADKVVNLITFYAQEVREILASIGARSLEDVIGRADLLAQVSRGSAHLDDLDLNPLLITVDGSANIVYNRDKERNPVPDTLDAEIVRDAARFLQDGEKMQLSYAVQNTHRTVGTRTSSHIVRNFGMRNTLQSDHLTVKLQGSAGQSLGAFAAPGLKLEVSGDANDYVGKGLSGGTIVVRPPMASPLNASENTIVGNTVLYGATAGYLFAAGRAGERFAVRNSGASVVVEGCGACGCEYMTGGIAVILGKIGANFGAGMTGGMAYIYDPEGKAETLMNIESLVTCPVTVAHWEDQLKGLIERHLEETGSRKAAEILQHWENEKGNFLQICPKEMLNKLPQPLAIEAAAVPAE, from the coding sequence ATGACAAAATATGATGCAGAATGGGTTCGCGCCGAAGAGGCAAAGCGTCAATGGATGGCCGAGAACGGTCTTTATGCCGAGGAGGAAGAGCATTCCTCCTGCGGTGTTGGCCTTGTTGTCTCGGTCAACGGCAAGCGCAGCCGCAAGGTGGTTGAGGCCGGCATCAACGCGCTGAAAGCGATCTGGCACCGAGGTGCAGTTGATGCGGACGGCATGACCGGCGATGGCGCCGGTATCCACGTTCAGATCCCGGCACCGTTCTTCTATGATCAGGTGCGCCGCACCGGCCACGAGCCGCGCGAAGATCAACTGATGGCGGTAGGCCAGGTCTTCCTGCCACGCACGGACTTTGGCGCTCAGGAACGCTGCCGGACCATCGTGGAAAGCGAAGTTCTGCGGATGGGCTACTACATCTACGGCTGGCGCCATGTGCCGGTGGATGTCACCTGCCTCGGCGAGAAGGCCAACGCCACCCGCCCTGAGATTGAGCAGATCCTGATCTCCAACTCAAAGGGTGTGGACGAGGAAACATTCGAGCGCGAGCTCTATGTTATTCGCCGCCGCATCGAAAAAGCCGCTGCCGCCGCGCAGGTCGGCCAGCTCTATATCGCGTCGCTGTCCTGCCGCTCGATCATCTACAAGGGCATGATGCTGGCCGAGCAGGTTGCCGTGTTCTACCCCGACCTGATGGACGAACGGTTTGAAAGCGCCTTTGCAATCTATCATCAGCGCTATTCCACCAACACGTTCCCGCAGTGGTGGCTGGCCCAGCCCTTCCGCATGCTCGCCCATAACGGCGAGATCAACACGCTGAAAGGCAACATGAACTGGATGAAGAGCCACGAGATCCGTATGGCCTCTTCGACCTTTGGTGACTATGCCGAGGATATCAAACCCATCGTCGCCAGCGGGTCCTCCGACTCCGCGGCACTGGACTCGGTGTTTGAAGTTCTGGTCCGCGCCGGTCGCTCGGCGCCGATGGCAAAGACCATGCTGGTTCCCGAAAGCTGGTCCAAGCAGGCGGTGGAACTGCCGCAGGCCTGGCGCGATATGTATTCCTATTGCAACTCCGTGATGGAGCCTTGGGATGGCCCGGCCGCGCTGGCGATGACCGATGGCCGCTGGGTTTGCGCCGGTCTGGACCGCAACGGCCTGCGCCCGATGCGCTACGTGGTCACCGGCGATGGTCTGGTGATCGCAGGCTCCGAGGCGGGCATGGTTCCGATTGACGAGGCCACCGTGGTTGAAAAGGGTGCGCTTGGTCCGGGTCAGATGCTGGCTGTCGATATGAAGAAGGGCAAGCTGTTCCACGACACCGCGATCAAGAACAAACTGGCCTCCGCGCTGCCGTTTGGCGATTGGGTGAAGAAGATCAACGATCTGGACAGCACCCTGGCCACCGTTACCGAAAAGCCGTTGTTCAGCGGGGACGCACTGCGCCGCCGCCAGATTGCCGCTGGCTATACCATCGAGGAACTGGAACAGATTCTTGCGCCGATGGCCGAGGACGGCAAGGAAACTCTGGCCTCAATGGGGGATGATACGCCGTCGGCAGTGCTGTCTAAAATGTACCGCCCGCTGAGCCATTTCTTCCGCCAGAACTTCTCTCAGGTGACCAACCCGCCGATCGACAGCCTGCGCGAATATCGTGTGATGTCGTTGAAGACCCGGTTTGGTAACCTCAAGAACGTGCTTGATGAAGACAGCTCCCAGACCGAGATCATCGTGCTGGAAAGCCCCTTTATCGGCAATTCCCAATGGGATGAGCTGGTCAAGAACCTGAACGCGCCGCTGGCTGAAATCGACTGTAGCTTTGCCCCCGGCCAGGGGTCTCTCAATGCGGCGCTGGCCCGTGTCCGCGCCGAAGCGGAGGAGGCTGTCAGCTCCGGAGCCGGTCACATTGTCCTGACCGATCAGCATTCGGGCGAGGGCCGCGTGGCGATGCCGATGATCCTGGCGACCTCCGCCGTGCATTCGCATCTGACCCGCAAGGGCCTGCGGACCTTCTGTTCGCTGAATGTGCGCTCTGCCGAATGTATCGACCCGCATTACTTTGCGGTGCTGATCGGCTGTGGTGCCACCGTTGTAAACGCCTATCTGGCCGAGGATTCGCTGGCTGACCGTATTGAGCGTGGCCTGCTGGATGGCAGTCTGACCGAGAATGTCGCCCGTTACCGTGAAGCCATCGACCAGGGTCTTTTGAAGATCATGGCGAAAATGGGCATCTCGGTGATCTCCTCCTATCGTGGTGGTCTCAACTTCGAGGCGGTGGGCCTCAGCCGTGCGATGTGTGCGGAATATTTCCCCGGCATGGTTTCCCGGATTTCTGGCATCGGTGTCACCGGCATTCAGACCAAACTGGAAGAAATCCACGCCAAGGCATGGTCGGGCGGTCAGGATGTCCTGCCCATCGGTGGCTTCTACAAGGCGCGCAAATCCGGCGAAACCCACGCCTGGGAAGCGACCTCGATGCATATGATGCAGATGGCCTGCAACCGGGCCTCGTTTGAGCTGTGGAAGCAATATTCGGCAAAGATGCAGTCGAACCCGCCGATTCACCTGCGCGATCTGCTGGACATCAAGCCTCTGGGCAAGCCGGTGCCGATTGAAGAGGTCGAGAGCATCACCTCGATCCGCAAGCGCTTTGTCACGCCGGGGATGAGCTTGGGCGCGCTGTCGCCTGAGGCGCATAAGACTCTGAACGTCGCAATGAACCGCATCGGTGCCAAGTCCGACTCCGGCGAGGGCGGCGAAGATCCCGCACATTTCGTGCCGGAGCCGAACGGCGACAACCCGTCGGCAAAGATCAAGCAGGTGGCGTCGGGCCGCTTTGGTGTGACCGCTGAATATCTGAACCAGTGCGAAGAGCTGGAAATCAAGGTGGCCCAGGGCGCCAAGCCCGGCGAGGGCGGTCAGCTGCCGGGGATGAAGGTCACCGACCTGATTGCCCGCCTGCGTCACTCGACCAAAGGTGTGACCCTGATTTCGCCGCCGCCGCACCACGATATCTACTCGATCGAGGATCTGGCGCAGCTGATCTACGACCTGAAGCAGATCAACCCGCGCTGCAAGGTGACGGTGAAACTGGTCGCGTCCTCGGGCGTTGGCACCATCGCGGCCGGCGTGGCCAAGGCAAAGGCAGACATCATCCTGATCTCCGGCCATAACGGTGGCACCGGGGCCTCGCCTGCGACCTCGATCAAATATGCTGGCCTCCCGTGGGAGATGGGCCTGACCGAGGCGCATCAGGTGCTGAGCATGAACAACCTGCGTGACCGGGTGACGCTGCGCACCGATGGCGGTCTGCGCACCGGCCGCGACATCGTCATGGCGGCCATGCTGGGCGCCGAGGAATATGGTATCGGCACCGCTGCGCTGATCGCCATGGGCTGCATCATGGTGCGCCAGTGCCAGTCCAACACCTGCCCGGTGGGCGTGTGTACTCAGGATGAGGCCCTGCGCGGCAAGTTCACCGGCAATGCCGACAAGGTGGTAAACCTCATCACCTTCTATGCGCAGGAAGTACGGGAAATTCTGGCTTCCATTGGCGCGCGGTCGCTGGAGGATGTCATTGGCCGGGCCGATCTTCTAGCGCAGGTGTCGCGTGGCTCTGCCCATCTGGACGACCTCGACCTGAACCCGCTTCTGATCACGGTCGATGGCTCTGCCAATATCGTCTACAACCGCGATAAGGAGCGCAACCCGGTGCCGGATACGCTGGATGCGGAGATCGTACGCGATGCCGCCCGCTTCCTGCAGGACGGTGAGAAGATGCAGCTGTCCTATGCGGTGCAGAACACCCACCGGACCGTGGGCACCCGCACCTCCAGCCATATCGTCCGCAACTTCGGTATGCGCAACACGCTGCAGTCAGACCACCTGACGGTGAAGCTGCAAGGCTCCGCCGGGCAGTCGCTCGGTGCCTTTGCGGCCCCCGGTCTGAAGCTTGAGGTCTCCGGGGATGCCAATGACTATGTGGGCAAGGGTCTCTCCGGTGGAACCATCGTGGTGCGCCCGCCGATGGCATCGCCGCTGAACGCCAGCGAAAACACCATCGTCGGCAATACCGTTCTCTATGGTGCGACGGCTGGCTATCTCTTCGCAGCCGGGCGTGCCGGCGAGCGGTTCGCGGTTCGTAACTCAGGGGCGAGCGTGGTTGTCGAGGGCTGCGGTGCCTGTGGCTGTGAATACATGACCGGCGGGATCGCGGTGATCCTGGGCAAGATCGGCGCCAACTTCGGCGCGGGTATGACCGGTGGTATGGCCTACATCTACGATCCCGAAGGCAAGGCAGAAACCCTGATGAACATAGAGTCACTGGTGACCTGTCCGGTGACCGTGGCGCATTGGGAAGATCAGCTGAAAGGTCTGATCGAGCGCCATCTGGAGGAAACCGGCAGCCGCAAGGCCGCTGAGATCCTGCAGCATTGGGAAAATGAGAAGGGCAATTTCCTGCAAATCTGCCCGAAGGAAATGCTGAACAAACTGCCCCAGCCTTTGGCGATCGAGGCAGCAGCCGTTCCGGCGGAATAG
- a CDS encoding NAD(P)-dependent oxidoreductase: MAKQPMLKFVQIDRDMPSKRAAEDRREDFDEIYAEFAAAKAEEQASRCSQCGVPYCQSHCPLHNNIPDWLRLTATGRLHEAYEISQATNTFPEICGRICPQDRLCEGNCVIEQSGHGTVTIGAVEKYITDTAWDKGWVQPIAPAQERGESVGIIGAGPGGLAAADMLRRAGVKVTIYDRYDRAGGLLTYGIPGFKLEKDVVMRRNQLLADGGVEFVMNCNVGQDISFDDIRAKHDAVIIATGVYKSRDLEMPGSGSGGIVKAIDFLTVSNKASNFGDSIEEFDNGTLNAKGKRVVVIGGGDTAMDCVRTSIRQGATSVKCLYRRDRANMPGSQRETQNAEEEGVVFEWLSAPKGFTDEGGKVAGVMVQKMRLGQPDASGRQAPEVIEGADYIEPAELVIKALGFEPEDLPTLWDQPELPVTRWGTVKAAFQTGATDLDGVYAVGDIVRGASLVVWAIKDGRDCAEAILDRFNTAASSLAAE, from the coding sequence GTGGCCAAGCAACCGATGCTCAAATTCGTGCAGATCGACCGCGACATGCCCAGCAAACGGGCCGCAGAAGATCGCCGGGAAGATTTCGACGAAATCTACGCAGAATTCGCGGCCGCCAAGGCCGAGGAACAGGCCAGCCGTTGCAGTCAATGCGGTGTACCTTATTGCCAGTCGCATTGCCCCCTGCACAATAACATTCCCGATTGGCTCCGCCTGACTGCCACGGGCCGCTTGCACGAGGCCTATGAGATCAGCCAGGCGACCAATACCTTCCCCGAAATCTGTGGTCGTATCTGTCCGCAGGATCGCCTCTGCGAAGGCAATTGCGTCATTGAGCAGTCCGGCCACGGTACTGTCACCATCGGTGCCGTCGAGAAATACATTACCGATACCGCCTGGGACAAAGGTTGGGTGCAGCCCATCGCCCCGGCGCAGGAACGTGGCGAATCCGTGGGGATCATCGGGGCGGGTCCGGGCGGCCTGGCCGCAGCAGACATGCTGCGTCGCGCAGGCGTGAAGGTCACCATCTACGACCGCTATGATCGTGCCGGTGGCCTGCTGACCTATGGTATTCCGGGTTTCAAGCTGGAAAAGGACGTCGTGATGCGCCGCAACCAACTGCTTGCGGATGGCGGTGTTGAATTCGTGATGAATTGCAACGTGGGTCAGGACATCTCCTTTGACGATATCCGCGCCAAACATGATGCGGTGATTATCGCCACCGGCGTTTACAAATCCCGTGATCTGGAAATGCCGGGGTCAGGTTCTGGTGGCATCGTAAAGGCGATCGACTTCCTGACCGTGTCCAACAAAGCGTCGAATTTCGGCGACAGCATCGAGGAATTCGACAACGGCACCCTGAACGCCAAAGGCAAGCGTGTCGTTGTCATCGGCGGGGGCGATACGGCTATGGACTGCGTGCGGACCTCGATCCGTCAGGGTGCGACGTCGGTCAAATGTCTCTATCGCCGTGACCGTGCCAATATGCCCGGTTCGCAGCGCGAAACCCAGAACGCCGAGGAAGAAGGCGTGGTCTTTGAATGGCTGTCCGCGCCCAAGGGTTTCACCGATGAGGGCGGCAAGGTTGCTGGCGTGATGGTACAGAAGATGCGTCTCGGTCAGCCTGACGCCTCGGGCCGCCAGGCTCCCGAGGTCATCGAGGGCGCCGATTACATCGAGCCTGCCGAGCTGGTGATCAAGGCGCTTGGCTTTGAGCCGGAAGATCTGCCGACGCTCTGGGATCAGCCGGAACTGCCGGTCACCCGCTGGGGCACCGTAAAGGCTGCATTCCAGACCGGCGCGACCGATCTCGATGGCGTCTATGCCGTTGGTGACATCGTGCGCGGCGCGTCGCTGGTGGTCTGGGCCATCAAGGACGGGCGCGATTGCGCTGAGGCGATCCTCGACCGTTTCAACACCGCCGCCAGCAGCCTGGCCGCCGAGTAA
- a CDS encoding undecaprenyl-diphosphate phosphatase, translating to MPLFQLILIALIQGITEFLPVSSSGHLILLPGLTGLDDQGQVIDVAVHVGTLVAVVLFFWKEVRVGLIGLPRALIGRLDTPGARLAMGLIIATIPTILFGAFLHFSGWSDALRSMKVIGWTMLGFGLVLYVADRFGPTDKESADWGPRDALIMGLWQMLALIPGTSRSGITITGARQLGYARIDAARLSMLMSIPTIVASGVLLGAEVAVEANPALIRDAAIAAALSMLAALAALSLMMRLLRSVSFTPYVIYRVVLGAILLMIAYQA from the coding sequence ATGCCGCTTTTTCAGCTGATCCTTATCGCCCTGATTCAGGGCATCACGGAATTCCTGCCCGTCTCTTCATCCGGGCACCTGATCCTTTTGCCGGGACTGACCGGGCTCGACGATCAGGGGCAGGTTATCGACGTCGCCGTTCACGTCGGAACACTGGTCGCCGTGGTCCTGTTCTTCTGGAAAGAGGTGCGGGTGGGGCTGATCGGTCTGCCGCGCGCCCTCATAGGACGCCTCGATACACCCGGGGCACGGCTGGCGATGGGGCTGATCATCGCGACCATCCCTACAATCCTGTTTGGCGCCTTTCTGCATTTCAGCGGATGGAGTGACGCACTCAGGTCGATGAAAGTCATCGGCTGGACGATGCTTGGTTTTGGCTTGGTACTCTATGTGGCAGATCGGTTTGGCCCAACCGACAAGGAAAGCGCGGACTGGGGGCCACGAGATGCGCTGATCATGGGGCTGTGGCAAATGCTGGCGCTAATCCCCGGCACTTCCCGTTCGGGCATCACTATTACGGGCGCCCGCCAGCTGGGCTACGCCCGGATCGATGCAGCACGACTGTCAATGCTAATGTCGATCCCAACAATCGTGGCCTCTGGTGTTTTGCTGGGTGCCGAAGTCGCCGTCGAGGCAAATCCGGCACTCATTCGCGATGCAGCTATCGCTGCGGCGCTCTCAATGCTGGCCGCCCTTGCTGCCCTGTCGCTGATGATGCGCCTGCTGCGCTCGGTCAGCTTCACACCCTATGTGATCTATCGCGTCGTTCTGGGCGCGATTCTCCTGATGATCGCCTATCAGGCCTGA
- a CDS encoding complex I NDUFA9 subunit family protein — protein MSKLVTIYGGSGFVGRYIARRMAKEGWRVRVAVRRPNEAMYVKPYGVPGQVEPVLCNIRDDASVAAVMQGADAVVNCVGILNELGKNTFDAVQADGAGRIARIAAAQGVGAMVHVSAIGADEDSDSDYAQSKAAGERAVLEHMPEAVILRPSIIFGAEDQFFNRFAAMARLSPVLPIAHADTEFQPVYVDDVAKAAVAAVVGKAKPGVYELGGPEVKSFGALMQQMLDVIDRRRLVLSLPGPIAKLVALGFDILQFVSFQLFENKMLTRDQLKNLENDNVVAEGANGFEALGIHPVSLASVLPDYLWKFRPAGQYSELMDSARNLRNDL, from the coding sequence ATGTCCAAACTGGTCACGATCTATGGCGGGTCCGGTTTTGTCGGCCGTTACATTGCGCGCCGCATGGCCAAGGAAGGTTGGCGTGTGCGGGTGGCCGTGCGTCGGCCGAACGAAGCCATGTATGTCAAACCCTACGGTGTCCCGGGGCAGGTTGAGCCTGTGTTGTGCAATATTCGCGACGATGCGTCTGTTGCGGCGGTGATGCAGGGGGCAGATGCAGTGGTGAACTGCGTTGGCATCCTGAACGAACTGGGCAAGAACACCTTTGATGCGGTTCAGGCCGATGGCGCTGGTCGAATCGCGCGGATCGCTGCTGCACAGGGCGTCGGAGCTATGGTGCATGTCTCGGCCATCGGTGCCGATGAAGACAGCGACAGCGATTATGCCCAGTCCAAAGCGGCCGGGGAGCGGGCTGTTCTGGAGCATATGCCTGAGGCCGTGATTTTGCGGCCGTCGATCATCTTCGGGGCTGAGGATCAGTTCTTCAACCGTTTTGCCGCGATGGCACGCCTGTCGCCGGTGCTGCCGATTGCCCATGCCGACACAGAATTCCAGCCGGTGTACGTCGACGATGTTGCCAAGGCTGCCGTAGCCGCGGTTGTCGGGAAGGCAAAGCCTGGCGTGTATGAGCTTGGCGGCCCCGAGGTGAAGAGCTTCGGCGCACTGATGCAGCAGATGCTCGATGTGATTGACCGTCGGCGCCTTGTGCTGTCGCTGCCGGGTCCGATTGCGAAGCTGGTCGCGCTTGGCTTTGATATTCTGCAGTTCGTCAGCTTTCAGCTGTTCGAGAACAAGATGCTGACCCGTGACCAGCTGAAGAACCTCGAGAACGACAATGTGGTTGCCGAGGGTGCAAACGGGTTCGAGGCGCTGGGCATCCACCCGGTTTCATTGGCGTCTGTGCTGCCGGACTACCTGTGGAAGTTCCGCCCGGCTGGTCAGTACAGTGAGTTGATGGATTCAGCCCGCAACCTGCGCAACGACCTCTGA
- a CDS encoding GMC family oxidoreductase, whose product MEADYVIVGGGSAGSTLAARLSEDPTVTVCLLEAGGRGDGLLVRAPAAVVAMLPGRPKINNWAYETVPQPGLNGRRGYQPRGKGLGGSSAINAMLYIRGHSSDYDEWAALGCPGWDWNSVLPYFRKAENNERGGDDLHGAAGPLQVSNQKSPRPITDAFIKAGQSLQIRHCEDFNTGDNEGIGLYQVTQFHRADRNGERCSAAAAYLHPVMDRANLKVITRAQASRIIFDGKRAVGVSYRLRGTEHSVRARREVILCGGAFNSPQLLQLSGVGRPEDIRPHGIDLVHELPGVGQNLQDHLDFTLAYKSKDRDNFGISLPGSISLLRHIWNWRKTGRGMIATPFAEGAAFLKTDPSEERADVQLHFVISIVDDHARKLHMGHGFSCHICVLRPKSRGTVGLTSADPTSPPRIDPQFLADPDDLAVLIRGVRKTRQIMAAEPLAGYIHKELFIDGEVDDPALEQHIRARADTIYHPVGTCKMGTDPLAVVDPALRVQGLDGLRVVDASIMPRLIGGNTNAPTIMIAEKAADIIRGALARA is encoded by the coding sequence ATGGAGGCGGATTATGTGATCGTCGGCGGAGGCTCTGCGGGATCGACGCTGGCTGCCCGACTAAGCGAAGATCCAACCGTCACGGTCTGCCTGCTGGAAGCCGGCGGGCGCGGTGACGGGCTTCTGGTTCGCGCTCCTGCCGCTGTGGTCGCGATGCTACCGGGACGCCCCAAAATCAACAATTGGGCCTATGAAACCGTGCCGCAACCGGGGTTGAACGGGCGACGCGGATATCAGCCGCGCGGTAAAGGCCTGGGCGGCTCCAGTGCGATCAATGCTATGCTTTATATTCGCGGCCACTCCAGCGATTACGATGAGTGGGCCGCATTGGGATGTCCCGGTTGGGATTGGAACTCGGTGCTGCCCTATTTCCGAAAAGCCGAAAACAACGAACGCGGCGGCGATGATCTGCATGGTGCAGCCGGCCCCTTGCAGGTCAGCAACCAGAAATCTCCCCGCCCGATCACCGATGCCTTTATCAAGGCCGGCCAATCCCTGCAGATCCGACACTGCGAGGATTTCAACACAGGCGACAACGAGGGCATCGGCCTTTATCAGGTGACGCAATTCCACAGAGCTGACCGCAACGGGGAGCGCTGCTCGGCGGCGGCGGCCTATCTACACCCGGTGATGGACCGCGCGAATCTGAAGGTGATCACGCGGGCGCAGGCATCCCGGATCATATTCGACGGCAAACGTGCGGTCGGCGTCAGCTACCGGCTGCGCGGCACTGAGCATAGTGTCCGCGCCCGCCGCGAGGTGATTCTCTGCGGTGGAGCGTTCAACTCGCCGCAGCTGCTGCAACTCTCCGGCGTTGGTCGACCCGAGGATATCCGCCCGCACGGGATCGACTTGGTCCATGAACTGCCCGGGGTGGGGCAGAATCTGCAGGATCATCTGGACTTTACACTGGCTTATAAATCCAAGGATCGCGACAATTTCGGCATTTCCCTGCCCGGCAGTATCTCACTGTTGCGCCACATATGGAACTGGCGGAAAACCGGGCGTGGTATGATTGCGACTCCCTTTGCGGAAGGGGCCGCGTTCCTGAAAACGGACCCATCCGAAGAGCGTGCCGATGTGCAGCTGCATTTTGTGATTTCCATCGTGGATGATCACGCCCGGAAGCTGCACATGGGGCATGGGTTCAGCTGCCATATCTGCGTGCTGAGGCCAAAATCGCGCGGCACGGTCGGCCTGACCAGTGCCGACCCCACATCACCGCCGCGGATTGATCCGCAGTTTCTCGCTGATCCCGATGATCTGGCCGTGCTTATCAGGGGGGTGCGCAAAACCCGGCAAATCATGGCGGCAGAACCGCTGGCGGGCTATATTCACAAGGAGCTGTTTATCGACGGCGAAGTCGATGACCCCGCATTGGAACAGCACATACGCGCGCGGGCAGATACGATTTATCATCCGGTTGGCACCTGCAAAATGGGAACCGACCCGCTTGCGGTGGTGGATCCCGCGCTCCGGGTCCAAGGTTTGGACGGGCTGCGGGTGGTTGATGCGTCGATCATGCCGCGCCTGATTGGCGGCAACACCAATGCGCCAACCATCATGATCGCGGAGAAAGCGGCAGATATTATACGCGGTGCCCTGGCCCGCGCCTGA
- a CDS encoding long-chain-fatty-acid--CoA ligase, with protein sequence MLGKMMHKQLTIGSLIEHAGRFHSGTTVTSVETSGETVHVTWGDIDTNARKLAAALGRLGIAQGARCGTIAWNNRRHLEIYFGVSGGGFVCHTINPRLTPEQLIYIINHAGDQVLFIDTTFVPAVAQLRAHLTTVQNIVVMGPPDAEIAAQIEDVLFYDALLDMETTPYSWPDLDENLPSSLCYTSGTTGNPKGVEYTHRTSVLHTLGGNQPDGIALRARDTVLAVVPMFHVNAWGTPYMTAAVGAKLVLPGPHLDGASLAKLIDAEKVTVALGVPTIWMGLLKGLEETGCTAESLERTIVGGSALPTVMIPTFRDKYGVDLVHAWGMTETSPIGTLNQLLQKHNELDAEQQAKLREGQGRPMYGVDLRIVDDSGAVLPHDGQTQGNLQICGHWVIDSYFRAEDTALTADGWFDTGDVATIDADGYMIIRDRSKDIIKSGGEWISTVELEDIAMSHPGIAQAAAIAARHPKWDERPVVIAVKRSPDVTEDDLREYYQGKVASWQIPDRVIFVDALPLGGTGKVLKNKLRDSYDAILLEA encoded by the coding sequence ATGCTTGGCAAGATGATGCACAAACAGCTGACTATAGGCTCGCTGATAGAACATGCAGGGCGGTTCCATAGCGGGACCACGGTCACATCTGTCGAGACTTCGGGCGAAACCGTGCATGTCACCTGGGGAGACATCGACACCAACGCCCGCAAGCTGGCGGCCGCCCTGGGACGGCTGGGCATCGCGCAGGGCGCCCGTTGCGGCACCATCGCCTGGAACAATCGTCGCCACCTCGAAATCTATTTCGGCGTCTCCGGGGGTGGGTTTGTCTGCCACACGATCAACCCGCGACTGACACCAGAGCAGCTGATCTACATCATAAACCACGCAGGGGATCAGGTCCTGTTCATCGACACCACCTTTGTTCCGGCTGTGGCACAGCTGCGCGCGCATCTGACCACCGTGCAGAATATCGTGGTGATGGGGCCGCCGGACGCCGAGATCGCAGCCCAGATCGAAGACGTGCTGTTCTACGATGCGCTCCTGGACATGGAAACAACCCCGTATTCCTGGCCTGATCTGGATGAAAACCTGCCATCGAGCCTGTGTTACACCTCCGGCACGACCGGCAATCCCAAGGGGGTTGAATACACCCATCGCACCAGCGTTCTGCATACGCTTGGCGGCAACCAGCCCGACGGTATCGCCCTGCGGGCGCGGGACACCGTTCTGGCAGTTGTTCCGATGTTCCACGTGAATGCCTGGGGGACGCCCTACATGACCGCGGCGGTTGGGGCAAAGCTGGTACTGCCCGGGCCGCATCTGGATGGGGCGAGCCTGGCCAAGCTGATTGATGCGGAAAAGGTCACCGTGGCGCTGGGTGTTCCCACAATCTGGATGGGTTTGCTGAAAGGGCTGGAGGAGACCGGATGCACCGCCGAGAGCCTGGAACGCACCATTGTCGGCGGCTCTGCCCTGCCAACGGTCATGATCCCCACATTTCGTGACAAATACGGCGTTGATCTGGTGCATGCCTGGGGCATGACGGAAACAAGCCCAATCGGGACGCTGAACCAGCTGCTTCAGAAACACAATGAGCTGGACGCCGAGCAGCAGGCGAAGCTGCGCGAAGGACAGGGCCGCCCCATGTATGGTGTCGATCTGCGCATCGTAGACGACAGCGGCGCTGTTCTGCCTCATGACGGACAGACGCAGGGCAATTTGCAGATCTGCGGTCATTGGGTGATCGACAGCTATTTTCGCGCCGAGGATACAGCGCTGACGGCAGATGGATGGTTCGATACCGGTGACGTCGCCACAATTGATGCCGATGGCTATATGATCATTCGTGATCGCTCCAAGGACATCATCAAGTCTGGCGGCGAGTGGATCTCGACCGTCGAGCTGGAGGATATCGCGATGTCCCACCCCGGTATCGCTCAGGCAGCGGCAATCGCAGCCAGACACCCCAAATGGGACGAACGTCCGGTGGTGATCGCTGTAAAACGCTCCCCCGACGTGACCGAGGACGATCTGCGCGAGTATTACCAGGGCAAGGTAGCAAGCTGGCAGATCCCCGACCGTGTCATCTTTGTCGATGCGCTGCCGCTAGGTGGCACCGGAAAGGTGCTGAAAAACAAGCTCCGCGACTCCTACGACGCGATTCTGCTAGAGGCCTGA